DNA from Streptomyces rishiriensis:
ACTCGCTCTCGCCTTCGCTCTCGCCCTCGATGTCGTTCTCGTTCTCGTCCAGGGCGTCGACGAAGTCCACCCCGTCCAGCTCGGCGAGCCGGTCGGAGGCGTCCGTGCTGCCGTCCCGGTCGGCCTCGATGGCCTTCGCGAACCACTCCCGTGCCTCGCCCTCACGACCGGCGGCGAGCAGCGCGTCGGCGTACGCGTACCTCAGCCGCGCGGTCCACGGCTGGACGGAGCCGGCAGCGAGCTCGGGGCTCTGCAGCGTCACGATGGCCGCGTCCAGTTGCCCCATGTCGCGCCGGGCACCCGCCGCGACGAGCCGCATCTCCACCTGGCCGGCCTTGTCGAGCTTGTTGACCTCGGGGGCGCCGGCCATGTCGAGCGCCTTCTCCGGCCTCCCGAGCCCACGCTCGCAGTCGGCCATGACGGGCCACAGCTCGACACCGCCGGTCATCCGCCGCGCGGCCCGGAACTCGGCGAGCGCCTCGCTGTACCGCTGGGTGGCGTACGCGGCGAACCCGCCCGCCTCCCGCACGGCGGCGACACGCGAGGCGAGCCGCAGAGCGATCTTGGAGTACGCGTAGGCGCCCTCGGGGTCCTCGTCGATCAGCCGGGCGACCATCACCAGGTTCTTGGCGACGTCCTCGGCGAGCGTCTTGGGCAGGCTCTGGAGCTCCTGCCGTACGTCCTTGTCGATCTCGTCACCGGTGACGTCCTCCGGGATCGGCAGCCGCTTGATCGGCTCCCGGTCACGGTCCCGCTCATCGCGGAAACGAGGCCCGCCACCACGTCGGTCGTCCCGACGGTCGTCACGCCCGTCACGGCCGCGGAACCCACCGGACCCACCAGGCCGTCCACCACGGTCGTCCCGACGGGGGCCACGGGCGCCCCGGTCGTCCCGGGGACCACCGAAGCCACCGCGCTCACCCCGGCTGTCATCACGCCGGCCGAAACCACCACGGTCGTCCCCCCGACGGTCATCGCGGCGATCATCCCGCCGGAAGGGGGGACGCTCGCCCCGGTCGTCACGGCGGTCATCGCGACGGTCGTCACGGCGGAACGGGGGACGCTCACCGCGGTCGTCACGCCGATCGTCACGGCGATCATCACGACGGAACGGGGGACGCTCGCCCCGGTCGTCACGGCGGTCGTCACGGCGATCATCACGACGGAACGCGGGACGCTCGCCCCGGTCGTCACGCCGGTCATCGCGACGGTCATCGCGACGGAACGCGGGACGCTCACCGCGGTCGTCACGCCGGTCATCACGGCGGTCATCGCGACGGAACGCGGGACGCTCACCGCGATCGTCACGGCGGAAGGGAGGACGCTCGCCCCGGTCGTCACGGCGCGGCCCACGGTCGCCCCGGTCGTCGCGCTGGAACGCCGGACGAGAACCGCGGTCACCCTCACGACGATCGTCACGGCGGCCGAAGCCACCACGGTCCCCACCGGACCCACTGCGGTTGTCATCACGCCGGTCGTCTCGACGAACAAACCCTCCACCCCGGTTGTCGTCCCGCCGGAAGGGGGGACGCTCACCGCGGTCGTCACGCCGGTCATCACGGCGGAACGCGGGACGCTCACCGCGGTCGTCACGCCGGTCATCACGGCGGTCGTCACGGCGGAACGCGGGACGCTCGCCCCGGTCGTCACGGCGGAAGGGAGGACGCTCGCCCCGGTCGTCACGGCGCGGCCCACGGTCGCCCCGGTCGTCGCGCTGGAACGCCGGACGAGAACCGCGGTCACCCTCACGACGGTCATCACGGCGGCCGAAGCCACCACGGTCCCCACCGGACCCACCGGACCCACCGGACCCACCGCGGTTGTCATCACGACGGAAGCCACCACGGTTGTCATCACGCCGGTCATCACGCCGGTCGTCACGGGGACCACGGAAACCACCGCGATCAGCACGGTCATCACGGCCCCGGTCGTCGCGACGGTCATCGCGCCGGCCGGACCCACCGCGGTTGTCATCACGCCGGAAGCCGCCACGGTCCCCGCGGTTACCGTCACGATTGTCACGGTCCCCACTACTGTCCCGTCGCCGCTGGTCGCGCTCCGGTCGATCGTCGGGAGAGTTGGTGGACATCGGTGACTCCTGTCTTCGGTACCGCAAACATTCTCGCGCACCCGGGTACCCGGCGCGCTCCAGAAAAACAAAAAGGACCCCTGGTCCCAGCTGAACGCTGGGACCAGGGGTCCTTCCAAAGATTGTTCGGCGGTGTCCTACTCTCCCACAGGGTCCCCCCTGCAGTACCATCGGCGCTGTAAGGCTTAGCTTCCGGGTTCGAAATGTAACCGGGCGTTTCCCTTACGCTATGACCACCGAAACCCTAATGGTTTCGAGCGAACAAGCACACTTTTTACTTGTTTTCAGCTCTAGCCGGCAACAGTCGTTGCCTCAGAACTAACACAGTGGACGCGAGCAACTGAGGACAAGCCCTCGGCCTATTAGTACCAGTCAGCTTCACCCATTACTGGGCTTCCACATCCGGCCTATCAACCCAGTCGTCTACTGGGAGCCTTAACCCCTCAAGGGGGTGGGAATACTCATCTCGAAGCAGGCTTCCCGCTTAGATGCTTTCAGCGGTTATCCCTCCCGAACGTAGCCAACCAGCCATGCCCTTGGCAGGACAACTGGCACACCAGAGGTTCGTCCGTCCCGGTCCTCTCGTACTAGGGACAGCCCTTCTCAATATTCCTGCGCGCGCAGCGGATAGGGACCGAACTGTCTCACGACGTTCTAAACCCAGCTCGCGTACCGCTTTAATGGGCGAACAGCCCAACCCTTGGGACCGAC
Protein-coding regions in this window:
- a CDS encoding tetratricopeptide repeat protein, with translation MPIPEDVTGDEIDKDVRQELQSLPKTLAEDVAKNLVMVARLIDEDPEGAYAYSKIALRLASRVAAVREAGGFAAYATQRYSEALAEFRAARRMTGGVELWPVMADCERGLGRPEKALDMAGAPEVNKLDKAGQVEMRLVAAGARRDMGQLDAAIVTLQSPELAAGSVQPWTARLRYAYADALLAAGREGEAREWFAKAIEADRDGSTDASDRLAELDGVDFVDALDENENDIEGESEGESESGGAVVENATETEAVEDSAERGVVDRDED